One window of Trifolium pratense cultivar HEN17-A07 linkage group LG5, ARS_RC_1.1, whole genome shotgun sequence genomic DNA carries:
- the LOC123886016 gene encoding uncharacterized protein LOC123886016: MRTLYLLCETTVRPRESCLIRHHHYLQSMAPIAVRDVIPDGTLAHLNDERKPQSVSINSLSTGEKSYHHCCSLGAFTPHLKVLPCTPPSFFSIVPQIKWIDLLEEKISSNGTSGTYEPIDTMKTVKEDDESWTSLPLFEHLYQNVLLYA, translated from the exons ATGCGAACCCTTTACCTTCTCTGCGAGACCACCGTGAGACCACGCGAAAGTTGTTTGATACGACACCATCACTATCTTCAATCAATGGCTCCAATTGCAGTGAGAGATGTGATTCCAGATGGAACGTTAGCACACCTCAATGACGAACGTAAACCTCAATCTGTTTCTATTAATTCCCTCTCCACCGGTGAAAAAAGTTATCATCATTGTTGTTCTCTTGGTGCTTTCACTCCCCACTTGAAG GTTTTGCCATGCACGCCCCCCTCATTCTTTTCAATTGTTCCTCAAATCAAGTGGATCGATCTCTTGGAagagaaaatttcatcaaaTG GAACATCTGGAACATATGAGCCAATTGACACAAtgaagacagtcaaagaagatgatgaaagTTGGACATCATTGCCACTATTTGAGCACTTGTACCAAAATGTCTTGCTTTATGCTTGA